Below is a window of Terriglobia bacterium DNA.
CGCGCGGCCTGGTGATCAGTCTGGACGGAACCTTTTTCGACTCGGGTTCGGATCAGATGCGACCTGAGGGACGCGAGCTGATGGATGCCATGGCCCAAGACCTGCTGGTCATGAACAACCTGGTGCGCATCGAAGGGCACACCGACAACGTCCCCATACAGACCGCACGATTTCCCTCCAATTGGGAACTCTCATGCGCACGCGCGACCTCGCTGGTCGCCTATCTGATCCGGCAGTTCGGTTTCACCCCTGACAAACTCTCCGGAGCGGGCTACGGGGAGTTTTGCCCTGTCGAAACCAACAACACACCGGAAGGGCGCGCGCGCAATCGACGGGTGGACATCGTCGTGCTGAATTCCACATACTCTCACACCGGCTCCCGATAGATCGACGTTAAATCGCAAAGCGCAAACCCCCCCCGAGAATTCCCAAGAGAGGTCTTTGGAATATTTTGGAAAGGCTATGCCGCGCCGTGTATTTCGTGGTTCAAGTCTTGTCGCGCTGCCAGAGGTAGGCGCCGAAGTCGCGCCGGTTTTTGAACCCGAGCCGAAGGTACCATTCGTATGCACGCCGGTTCTGCCGGGTGACCGTAAGCCTGACGGTTCGATACCCCGCGGATTTGAGCTGGTTCACTGCCTGGTGGATCAGAGCGGATCCCAGATTTCTTCCCTGATGCGCCGGATGAATTGATATCTGCGGAATCATGGCCGAGGCGGCCGAGAGACGGGATGTCAGGATGAATCCGCAAGGGGTGCCGCGGCTGTCCAGGCCCACGAAGGATGAATCGGGCTGGAATATGCCGCAGCCGGGATTTTCCACCAGGCTGCGCAGATAGGCCTCACAGTTCGCCTCGGAACCATAATCTTCGCAGATGACAGCATCGATTCCGTTCCGATAGCTCCGGTAGGCTGCTTCGGCCGCGGATAGCAGATGTCGGGGATGCCAGGGCACAATCGTCCCGCGATATTTCGGGTCGGGCCATGCGCAGGCGGCCAAGTCCAGCTCCAGGTAATGGCGGAGAAAGCACTGGAAGCCGTGCCGCGAAAAAATCGTGGTCAAGTCCAGGCCGTTAAGCGGGATGATCTGGGCCTCGATCCGGCGCAGGTTGCGCGTTTCTTTCAGGCTTTCAATCGCGCGCGAGAGGACCAGGTCGGCGGTGTGCTGAGCGTGCGGTGAGGCAACGAAGACGGTTCCGATCATGCCTTTAGAACGGGAGATCAGGAAGTAAGTATACGCCAGCAGTTCCGTGCCGCTGATCGCGACAAAGCCCGGCAGCAGCCGCTGCTCGAGGAAACCGAAGAGGATCCGGCGGATGGGCGCGTAGTCCCAGTCGAGCTCGCGCAGCCAGGCTTGCTCTTCCTTGTTCATGAGCGCTGCCACGAGGTCGATTTCCGCCTGGCTGAGAGGCGCCAGCTCTATTTCAGACATAAGACTTCGCTGGGCTCCTGGGCCCGGTGCCGGCGATTCACCAGGTCGTGAATGCTCTTCCACGTTTCGGGTGCGATGCTGAGGAACGCCTCGGTCACTTTAGGGTCAAACTGAGTGCCGCTGCAGCGTCGCACCTCTTCCCGCGCGGCTAGGAAAGACAGGGCCCTGCGGTACGGGCGGTTGCTGGTCATGGCATCCAACGTGTCCACCACGCCGAATATCCTGGCACCGAGCGGGATTTCAGTGCAGGCGAGCCCGTTCGGATAACCGGTGCCATCCCACCGCTCCTGGTGGGCCAGGACGATCTCGGCCGCCGGCGCCAGGAACCTCACGCCGCGCAGAATTTCATAGCCCACCAGCGGGTGGCGCTTCATCTGGATCCATTCGTCGGGCGTGAGCTTCCCCGGTTTCAGCAAGATGGAATCCGGAACCCCGATCTTGCCGACGTCATGCAACAGTGCGCCGCGCCCGATGTCGATGAGGTCCTCGGTTTTCAGGCTCAGGCCCTGGGCGAGAGTAATGGCGTACTCACGTACCCGCTGGGAGTGGGCCTGGGTTTCGTGCTCCCGCGCATCCAGGGCTGCCGCCAGCGCTTCCAGTGTGAAACGGTAGCTTTCCTCGACCTCTCGGAGCGCTCCGTTCAGCTCGAAGGTGCGCTCCTGCACGAGTCGTTCCAGTTCGTGCTGGTAATAGCGATTCTCTAACATCAGGCGGTGCCGTTCCAGGGCTTTGCCCACCGCGCGCCGGACTGCGAGCAGGTCGAAGGGCTTGGTGATATAGTCGCATGCTCCCAGTTTGAGCGAGTCCACGGCCATTTTCAGATCCATCACCCCCGTGATCATGATAACGGACGTATCGGGATGGTGCTTCTTGATGGAGCGCAGCAGCTCGATTCCGGACATCCCCGGCATGCACACATCACTCATGACCAGGGAAAAGGTGTCATTCCTGATCTTGTTCAGGGCATCGAAGGCGTTGGATGCGGGGATGCACTCGCAGGAATCGTTCGAGAGGCTGCGCACAAGCAGCGAGCGGATCTCGGCCTCATCGTCGACAATGAGTACCTTGCTGGGAGGGGTGCCGTTTTCCATCATGAATATCAAGCCACTGTTGGCTCAAGCCTCGTCTTCCGGCTCTCGATCTGGCGGATGACATTGAAATGCTGAGCGCGCATCAACTCAACCACCTGGCCATTGTGGTGGGGATCCCGCATTGTCGACGGGTATTCCGATTTCGTCGACAGTATAACACGGCCGTCACAGAACACCTGGGTGGTGATGCAGTTTCCGGCAGCGCCCATATCTTCTGTCTGGACGTGCAGGTCCCGGCCCATGAGTACCAGACTGTCATTCAGCCCCATGGCCGGCACGAGGGCGACACTGTCGTGCGGCTCTTCGCGCTCGGCGCCATCGCCAGGTGTGTCCCCGTCGGCCAGGTGCATCGCGACTTGCCGGACCTGATGCGCCAACTTGCAGTCGGGCTCGCCGGAATCCCGCGGGCTCATGCGCTGGGCGGCTCTGCGCGCGGCGTCGTCAAACTGGACCAGGCCGCAGAATCGCATGTCAATGCTCAGGAACTTTCTGGCCGATGACAGAATGATCTCCGCGATGCGCTGGTCCTGTTCTGAAACAGCCATGTTGACGAGCAGAAGGGGCCGCCAGGCATCCACCATGGCTGCGATGCTTGCGGCTACTTCCGGCGCCGCCGGCCGCAGCAGGTCGAGGAAGTCCGTCATGGTTCGCGGTTTCGCGGCCCCTATGCCTTGATGCATCTGCCGCAGTGCGGTGTCCACTTCCGCGTGGGAGCCGAACCTCTCCTGTATTCTGCGATATGTCGAATTCCTGATGAATCGGTAGGTGCATCGCATCGAAGCCGGGTCCGGCGAAGTCACCACAATCGGCTCGTGCGCCAGATTGAAGAAATCCAGTACGTTGAGGGATGCGCCGCTCCCCACGTCGATCAGGACGTAGTCCGCGTCCAGGTGCGAGAGAAGTTCGGCCATCTTGCGCTGCTCACCGGGGGCCAGGTCAGCCATGCCGAGTTCGTCACCGACGCAATTCAGGAAGCGCATCCGTGGCTCGGGAGTCGGGATCAGTGCTTCGGGAAGAGTGGCGCGCCGCGTCAAAACGTCCCGCAGGGTCAAGCTGGGGGCCTTGATGCCGAGAGAGGCATGCAAGTCGGGTGCCGCCAGGTTGGCATCGACGAGGATGACCGACTTGCCCGCCCGAGCCAGCGCAGCGCCCATAGCTGCAGCCAGGAAGCTCGTGCCCACACCGC
It encodes the following:
- a CDS encoding GNAT family N-acetyltransferase, with amino-acid sequence MSEIELAPLSQAEIDLVAALMNKEEQAWLRELDWDYAPIRRILFGFLEQRLLPGFVAISGTELLAYTYFLISRSKGMIGTVFVASPHAQHTADLVLSRAIESLKETRNLRRIEAQIIPLNGLDLTTIFSRHGFQCFLRHYLELDLAACAWPDPKYRGTIVPWHPRHLLSAAEAAYRSYRNGIDAVICEDYGSEANCEAYLRSLVENPGCGIFQPDSSFVGLDSRGTPCGFILTSRLSAASAMIPQISIHPAHQGRNLGSALIHQAVNQLKSAGYRTVRLTVTRQNRRAYEWYLRLGFKNRRDFGAYLWQRDKT
- a CDS encoding response regulator, whose product is MMENGTPPSKVLIVDDEAEIRSLLVRSLSNDSCECIPASNAFDALNKIRNDTFSLVMSDVCMPGMSGIELLRSIKKHHPDTSVIMITGVMDLKMAVDSLKLGACDYITKPFDLLAVRRAVGKALERHRLMLENRYYQHELERLVQERTFELNGALREVEESYRFTLEALAAALDAREHETQAHSQRVREYAITLAQGLSLKTEDLIDIGRGALLHDVGKIGVPDSILLKPGKLTPDEWIQMKRHPLVGYEILRGVRFLAPAAEIVLAHQERWDGTGYPNGLACTEIPLGARIFGVVDTLDAMTSNRPYRRALSFLAAREEVRRCSGTQFDPKVTEAFLSIAPETWKSIHDLVNRRHRAQEPSEVLCLK
- a CDS encoding P-loop NTPase, which gives rise to MRVCRNRLWTIGSGKGGVGTSFLAAAMGAALARAGKSVILVDANLAAPDLHASLGIKAPSLTLRDVLTRRATLPEALIPTPEPRMRFLNCVGDELGMADLAPGEQRKMAELLSHLDADYVLIDVGSGASLNVLDFFNLAHEPIVVTSPDPASMRCTYRFIRNSTYRRIQERFGSHAEVDTALRQMHQGIGAAKPRTMTDFLDLLRPAAPEVAASIAAMVDAWRPLLLVNMAVSEQDQRIAEIILSSARKFLSIDMRFCGLVQFDDAARRAAQRMSPRDSGEPDCKLAHQVRQVAMHLADGDTPGDGAEREEPHDSVALVPAMGLNDSLVLMGRDLHVQTEDMGAAGNCITTQVFCDGRVILSTKSEYPSTMRDPHHNGQVVELMRAQHFNVIRQIESRKTRLEPTVA